CCTCTTGTGTGTGACCTTCGACCGATGCCGACATGCTGGGATGCGACGGCGACTCGGTTTCCGGATCACCATAGCCTCCGTAGTCAGCTTCAAAACCCGCCCCAGCAGCGGCGGCAGCGGCTTTGGGCGGAGCGCTATCCGCTATTGAGCTCGCGCTCTTCGCGCTTTCGGTTACCGCGTCGTTGGTTTCAGCTTCTTGGGCGACCGCGCTACTCACGGGTTCCGGAGTCGCTGTCTCGTCCTCAAAATTGGGTGTAGCCACAACCTCAAACTCGGAAACTGGCGGCCGGGGCTCGGCTTGTTTCCACATCTCCGATTTCAGGATGCCGGCCTGTTCCGCCGCTTCTTGTTCCGCGGCTTCCGCATCCCAATTGCGCTCCACTTTTGCGGGCTTCGCTTTTTCGGTCTTCTTGGGCTTGGGAGCGTGGACCGGCTCGCTTGGCGGCGCGTCTTTACTAATCTTCTCAATGGCGGCGGTCAGCTCGCTGGCTTCAAAGGGCTTGATAATGAGGGCTTCAGCACGGACCTTCTTGGCGTCTTCTTTGCGGAAAGGCTCCAGCTTGCCCACCGTCAATAGCACTGGGACATGAGCGAGGTCGCGCATTTCCTTCATGCGCTGGCACACTTCCAGGCCGCTGTAGCCGGGCATGTAGATGTCGAGAATGACGAGATCAGGGCGAATCTCTGTCACCTTTTTCAAGGCGGCAGCGCCGTTGCTGACCGCGATCACCTCGTGGCCCGCTTCGCTGAGGATCTTCTTGCCCATCTGCTGGGCAGTCACACTGTCGTCGGCCAGTAGTATCTTCACCGGCTGGTAGTTTCCTTTGGAATTTGGATCGGTTGCTCTGGTGAACTTACTGTGTTGAATTCCCTAAGTCAATGAAAACACGAAACCAAAGTAACACCGAAGGACAGGCACCCGAAGCGGTACCAAAATGGATTTCAGGCCTGGGAGGACGGCCTTACTCTCCCCGGCCCGGCCATCGCATTAGAAAACCAGCAGTTTGTGCTTTTTCCTTTTCTTGCGGCTGGAAGAGACATTCTTGTCGTCTTGAGGCTGGTTCGAATTGCCAGCGGCGGACGCATTTCCTTCCGTCCCTGTGGACTGCGGCTGTGCTGCGTCGTTCACCTGGTTGGGGACGGCCGGGCTGGCGGCCGTGCCTTGGGGCGGATTCGTAACCGGTGCGGCCAGCTGAGGAGTTTCCTGGGGAGTGCTCTCTTGGGGGACATTGGGCGCCAGCTCCGGAATGGCGTTCGGATCAGCGGGGGCGGCAGCATTGGGTGCGGCATTCGGAGCTGAGGAGCCGGCTGCTGCACCAGCGCCATTTCCCGAGGCAGCGCCGGAATTCGCGTCTGGCGTGCCGCCAACCGAGGTATTCGCCTCACCATTTCCCGGGTTGTCGCCGGAGTGCGGAATGGCCTGATTTTCCGCAGGCGACGCACCGTTTCCAATCTTCTCTATAGAGACGTTGTTGTTGCCTCCCGCTTGTGCCGGCGCGAGAGTCAGAGCGCGGGTAGCTTCCTGGGCAATTTCAGTGGCGCTGGTCGGTTTCGGGTCAACCAAAGCTGGGTCTCCCACCCTGGAGGCCAGCGAGGTATCTGGGTGGCGGCTGAAGTTCCCCCATACGCGACCTACCATCCCAGTTTCGCGACGACTGGCTTCTTCCGCCTTGTTGCGAGCGATGGCGTCGGGCGTGGGTTTGGGTACTGGCCGATGGAGTGCTTCCAGCCGTTTGCCGGCAGCATCGGCTCGCTCCATAAGAGGATACCGGGTGATGATCTTGTCATAGGCCTGCGCGGCGTCATCAGAGAATTGCCGGATCAGCTTGCCTTTTACAGTTTCATTGAACTTGCCGGCGCGGATCATCTCGATCTCACCCTCGTAAGATTGACCGAGCATATACAGCGCTTCGTCAGCGCCGCTGTACAACGGATATCGGTCGCTGACTCCCTTCAAACGCGCGATAGCAGCTGCCCATGAACCTCGGAGGTAGTAGAAGCGGCCAACGCGAAACTCACGTTCCGCCAACACCTCCTGCACTTCGCGCAGCTTTTCCTTGGCAACCGGGACCAACTTACTGTCGGGATACTGAAGAATGATCTGGCGGTATTCGTCTTCGGCGCGAACCGCATGGGTGAAATCGCGATCGGGCTTCTCCATCTGCGAAAAATGGATGTTCGCAATCTTGAGCTGGGCTTCGGCGGCCTCCGGCATGTTGGGAAAGAAAGTAATGAAGTCGCGGTACTCGGCTTCAGCCTGCGCCAATGATGCCGTGCCCCCTTCTGCGTACCAGGAATCACCGACCGCGAGTTTGGCGCGCGCCACATATTCCGAATCGGGATAGGCGTTGATCAGGGTCTGCAAGGTCAGGCGGGCGACATCGAACTTGTTGTGCTTCATGGCGTCCATGGAGCGGTCGAACAGGACCTTATCAGGCTGTTTAGAGCCGACATCTGCGAGCGGATTCTGAACCTTCTTGTTGCTGCAAGCGACCGTTACGAGCAGCAGAAGCATGAGTACCGAAATATTTAGTTTGCCAACCACCATGTACCGACCTCGGGGGATCCTTAAATTGGGCTTTTCGCCCGCTCAGACCTTAATTGTATGCGGCAACTACACCTTCTGCAGGGTAGCTTCTACCGCTGTCTTCAATAGAGTTTGAACGTTATCTTTTGGACTGCCTTTTCCGAACACCGCGTTGCCAGCCACTAAGATTTCAGCACCGGCCCGCACCACGGAACCAACCGTCTCAACGCCAATCCCGCCATCCACTTCGATCCGAAAGCCAAGCCCTCGCACACTGCGTAACTCAGCCAACTTGAATATCTTGCGCACCGCCCCCGGAATGAACTTCTGGCCGCCAAAACCGGGGTTCACGGACATTACGAGCACGTAGTCCACAATGTCGAGCACTTCGCTCAGGGTGTCAACTGGAGTGGCAGGGTTGATCACCACCCCCGCCTGAGCGCCATGAGTGCGGATGAGAGTGAGCGTCCGATTGAGGTGGCGGCAGGCTTCCTGATGGACGGAGATCCAGTCTGCACCAGCATCAACGAAGTCGGGAATGTACTGGTCAGGATTCTCAATCATTAAGTGGACATCGAGTGGAACTTCGGTGACCTTACGCAACGAGGCCACCACTGGCGGACCGATGGTGATATTGGGCACAAAGTGGCCGTCCATGACGTCCACATGAAGAACCGCGCCGCCGCCTTCTATGGCAGCGTGAACCTGGTCGGCTAGATGGGCAAAGTCCGCCGAAAGAATTGATGGAGCAACCTGGATCAAGGCGTTTTCCGGGGGTGAAATCCTGGGAAATTCTAACACGCGAGAGTGGCCGGAGGGGGCTGGAGTCTGCGCGATTGAGCTCCCGGCCCGGGCCATTCACAGCTTCCTATATGCCGATGCAACCTGACGTGTAAACTGCTGGCATGCCGAGCCAGTCTGGCCCGCGGGGTAAGGGCGGCGCTGCATCTCACCCGCTCTTTCCTCCGGCCGCCGCTTCCACGCCCCAGAACTATCTGATAGCGCACATTGATGGTGGAGCGCGGGGGAATCCAGGGCCGGCGGGATATGGCGTTCTAATCGAGGACCAATCCGGAAAGCCGATTGCCGAGCTGAGCGAATATCTTGGCCACCAAACCAATAACTATGCCGAGTACTCAGGGCTTATAGCTGCGCTTGAATACGCCCTCAGCGATGGCCACAAAGCTTTGAAGGTGATCAGCGATTCCGAACTGCTGGTCCGACAGATGCGCGGAATCTACAAGGTCAAGAATCCGACATTAAAGGAACTACACGCGCGCGCTCAGGACCTGGTACGCAAGCTCGAGTGGTTCCAAATCACGCACGCATTGCGAGAACACAACCGGGAAGCCGATCGCCTGGCCAACGCAGCGATGGATGCGGGAACCGGGAAAAAACTCTGGAGAACTTCGGGATGACGAAAAAATCAATTCTGTTCTTCTATGTGTTGGTGCTGCACACCACATTCCTGCTCGCGGCGCAGACGCAGCCGCGGCTGGAGTCCTCGATTGACGCGCTTTACGCCACCAACAATTTTCAGCAGGTGGCTATTTCTCCCGACGGCACGCATGTGGCTTGGGTGCTGAACCTGCATGACAAGTCGGGGGCCCCGAGTGCGAACACCGCCGTCTATGTTGCAGACCTGCCAGTGTCATCCGCTGCTCCCCGGCGTATAACCGCAGCCACGGACGGCAAGGACTACCTGGAGCAGGATCTCACGTGGTCACCAGACAGCAGGCAATTAGCTTTCCTGTCTGACGCGAATGGTGCTGGGCAGGCTCAGCTTTACGCAGCGGCGATTTCGGGTGGTTCCGCGCATAAACTCACCAATTTGACGGGCTTTCTCGCCGATCCGCAATGGTCACGCGATGGCAAGCAGATCGCCTTCTTGTTCACAGAAAACGCGCCTCGCACTGCTGGTCCCTTGGCTGCCATGACGCCCGAGGTCGGGGTCCTGGGGAGCAAGGTTTACGAGCAGCGACTCACCACAGTTGATTTGGGATCGGGCAGCGTTCGCCAGCTCTCACCGGCAGACATGTACGTCTATGAATATGACTGGGCGCCCGATAACCAGTCCTTCGCGCTGACGGCAGCTCACGGCGAGGGAGACAACAACTGGTACATCGCGCAACTTTATACACTCGGTCTCTCGGGAGAGATGAAATCCATTTACAAGCCGCCTTTGCAGATCGCGGTACCGCGTTGGTCGCCTGACGGCAAATCGGTGGCGTTCATTGGGGGCTTGATGAGCGACGAAGGGGCAACCGGTGGCGACATCTTTTCTGTTCCTTCCACGGGTGGGGGCGAGGCCCGCAATTTGACGCCGGGAATCAAGGCATCTCCCAGTTGGCTAACGTGGCGCTCTGCGGGCGAAATCCTATTCACGGAAAATCTGGATGGATCCGCGGCGGTGGCAACGCTCGACCTGGGCAGCGGGAAGATCACCACTTTGTGGACTGCGCCGGAAGAAATCTCGACTGGCGCTTGGGGCGCGTTTGCTGTTTCTCTGGCCCGCGATGGTAAGAACTCGGCAATCATCCGACAATCTTTTTCGCGTCCTCCGGAAATTTGGGCTGGCCCGGTGGGAGGGTGGCAGCAGGTAACGCACTCCAATCAGCAGCTTCGCCCCAACTGGGGCGAGGCGCGGAACATTCATTGGACCAATGACGGTATGCAGGTGCAGGGATGGCTGCTCTATCCCGCCAATTACGATCCTAACCAGCGCTATCCCATGGTCGTGACCGTGCACGGCGGACCTGCATTTGCGACATCTCCGGGCTGGCCACAAACGTTCTTTGAAACGTCAATTCTGGCAAGCCAGGGCTATTTCGTCTTCTTCCCTAATCCGCGCGGCAGCTACGGTCAGGGGGAAGCTTTCACACGCGGCAATGTGAAGGACTTCGGATATGGCGACTTCCGCGACGTTCTCACCGGAGTCGATGCGGTGTTGAAACAGGCGCCGGTGGATCCGGAGCGCCTTGGCATCACGGGTTGGAGTTACGGTGGCTACATGACTATGTGGTCGGTCACCCAGACGAACCGCTTTCGTGCCGCTGTTTCAGGAGCCGGACTGGCGAACTGGCTGAGCTACTACGGACAAAATGATATTGACGGCTGGATGCCGGCATACTTTGGTGCCACGGTTTACGATGATCCGGCGGTCTATGCTCGCAGCGCGCCCATAACATTTATTAAGAAGGTGAAGACCCCGACGCTGATTCTGGTGGGCGAACGCGACGGAGAGTGTCCGATGCCGCAGTCGCGCGAGTTCTGGAACGCACTCAGGATGTTCGGTGTACCGACCCAGATGGTGGTCTATCCCAATGAAGGCCACTTTGTCGCCAGTCCCGAACATCAGCGCGACATCTCACGTCGCATGGTGGCGTGGTTCGATAAATACTTACAGCCCGCTACGGTCAGCGAAGGCAGCGATCATAAATAGAGGACACCGAAAAACAACCATCCGCTATGGGGCTGCACAGGTGTGATCGTGAATGATCTGCCAGCCTTGGGAAAATTTGCGGAAAACAAGTGTGAACACCCCGTGGGGCTGCTTCCCGTCAGCCATCGTAAGTTGGAATTGGCCGCGCACCAGGGCCGCCTCCGGGCCGAGCGTCTGAACGTTTAGTTCCGAAAATTCAAGTTTGCCCATTTCCCGGCCTTCGGCTTGATATACATTGCGATAGCGCTCGAGCGTGGGCTGCCAGCCGCGAGTCGCTTTCGCCCCTGCCACAAACGTAAGCTCGGAGGATCTCCAATACCCCTGCATGAACGATTCGAGGTCGTGGCGGTTCCAGGCTGCAACCTGATTTTGGAGAACTCGACGGATGGCAGCTTCTTCTCGATTACGGTTTGCAGCAGGATGGCCCGATGCGCCGAAAGCAAAGGAACACGCCAACGCGATTAGTAGACAAGTGATCCAAATAATTCTCATGCTGCGTTCTTATCACAAGAGCCGAATCGAAAGAAGTCGGACGAACGCGAGCCCGTGTCTCCGCGCAACTCGAAAAGCGCTAGTACTTCGGGACGGAGGGATCCACTTTGTCCGACCAGGCGAGAATTCCGCCGGCAAGATTTTTTACCTTGCGGAAACCGGCCTGGCGCAGAAAGTCTACGGCTTTGGCGCTGCGCACCCCGGAACGGCAGTGGGCAATGATCTCGCGGCTGGAATCCAGCTCATTCACCCGCTTGGGCAGGTCTCCTAGCGGAATCAAATATCCATTCAGGTTGCAGATCTGATATTCGTGGGGCTCGCGCACGTCGAGGACAAAGAGGTCCTCGCCCGCATCCAGGCGGGACTTTAACTCTTCAGGCTGGATCTCAGGAACATTAGTGGTCACTGGGGCTTCTTCTCCACGAATTCCACAGAATTCGTTGTAGTCAATCAGCTTGGTAACAGTCGGGTGCGCGCCGCAGGCCGGGCACTCCGGATTCTTCCGCAATTTGAGTTCGCGGAAGCGCATGCCAAGCGCGTCCACTAACAACAGACGCCCGATCAGAGGCTCACCTTTGCCGAGGATCAACTTGATCGCTTCGGTGGCCTGCATCACTCCCACGAGTCCGGGTAGAATTCCGAGCACTCCGCCTTCTGCGCACGAAGGCACCAGCCCAGGCGGAGGCGGCTCCGGATAAAGGCAGCGATAGCAAGGGCCCTCTTTGGTCGCAAAGACGCTGACCTGGCCCTCAAAGCGGAAAATCGAGCCGTAAACGTTGGGCTTGCCGGTGAGCACACACGCGTCATTCACCAGGTAACGAGTAGGAAAATTATCCGTGCCATCAACGATGATGTCGAAATCGCGAAATAGCTCAAGTGCGTTATCGCTGCTGAGCCGGGTGTCAAAACGGCGCAGCTGGACGTAAGGGTTGATAGCTTTGATCTTGTCGGCGGCGGAATCCAGCTTCTTGCGACCGACGTCAGCCGTGGTGTGAATGATTTGGCGTTGCAGGTTGGTGTAGTCCACGACATCAAAATCCACGACGCCCATGGTGCCCACGCCCGCGGCTGCCAAGTAGAGAGCTAAAGGCGATCCCAGGCCACCCGCGCCAATGCACAGCACCTTGGCCGCTTTCAGCTTCTGCTGACCTTCCATGCCGACCTCGGGCATGATCAGGTGCCGCGAATAACGAAGCACTTCCTCGTTGGAGAGGGTGGCGGGTTCGACTTTGGGTTGCGTGATGGTGGCCATAAGAATCTCGGTTGAATTAGTGACTCCATCCTCCAGCAATTGAAGGCACGATCGAGAGGGTGTCAGTCTGTTGCACTTTCGTGTTCTCCTTCTGCAAGTAGCGGATGTCCTCATCATTGAGATAAAGATTCACAAACGCACGCAGCTTGCCTTCGTCGGTATACAAATGCCGGCGCAGGTCAGGGTGCTTGGCCGTAAGGCCCGACAACGCCTCGGCGACGGTGCCGGCTTCAACCTCTATTGTGTCCTTCTTGTCCGCATATTGCCGAAGCGGAGTGGGAATGTGTATCTTCATTATGTAGCTCTCCTGTGTACAGATGACTAAGAGCGCGCCTGGGTTTCAGCCAGCTCACCTGCCTGGGCCGCGCTTACCTCGATCTGCTCGTCCACAAATTGTTTTTGGAGCTCGTCATCCCCCAGCAAAGCAAACGAATTCGTGATCTTGGCTTGGCCGTGATCTACGCCGGTAATCACATAGGAGCAGCCCAGCCAGTGCGCCTCCGCAAGATCGGTCGCCGACCAGCGCGCCGGGTGATCAGGATGAGAGTGGTAGAAGCCCACAATGTCTTCGCCGCGCTCACGACCCTGACGCTGAATACGAATTAGCTCTCGCGGATCAATATGATAGCGGTTTTGCGGCGAATCGGTACGGGTGTTACCAGCGCGGACGATAGAGGTAACAATGCGCTCGTCACCCTCGGCCCGGCCTAGCAGCACCCCACAGCACTCGTGAGGGTAGGTTTCTTCGCCGTGAGCGCGCAAAGCGTCATAGTTAGATTTGTCAATTTTCAGCATGTATTTTTCGACTGATTATTCGTCCCAGAATCTCTCGCTGAGGTACTTGTCGCCGGAATCCGGAAATATCGTGACTATGACCGCCGCCTGCTTACTGTGGGCTGCGCGGTGGGCCACCTGCATACAGCCTACCACCGCCGCACCTGACGAGATGCCAACCAGCAAGCCTTCTTCGCGCGCCATACGCCGCACCATTTCGTAGGCGGCCTCTGTAGAAATACCCATCTCCTCATCGGCGAGATTGGGATCGTAAATCCTGGGCACCATGGCGCTGGCCATGTGTTTGGCGCCCTCAATTCCGTGGAAAGCTGAGTCTGGTTGGAGAGAGATGCACTGAATCCCGGGGTTCAGCTCTTTCAAGCGGCGCGCCGTGCCGACAAAAGTCCCACTTGTGCCCAGCATGGCGACGAAGTGAGTTAGCTGGCCGTCGGTTTGTTGCCAGATCTCATTGGCGGTCCCGTCATAATGGGCTCGCCAGTTCGCATCATTGGAATACTGGTCGGCATAGAAGAAACGCCCAGGATCGGCGGCAAACAGTTCCCGTGCTTTGCGAATGGCGCCATCGGAACCCTCCCCGGCGTCGGTGTAGATGACGTTGGCTCCATAGGCATGCAGGATTCGCTTGCGCTCCAGGGAAACATTTGACGGCATGCAGAGAGTGACGCCGAATCCTTCAGCTGCGCCGATCATCGCGTACGCAATGCCGGTGTTGCCGCTGGTGGAGTCCAGAAGTTCTTTCTCTCTCGTGAACTTGCCGCTGCTGCGACCTTCAGCAACAATGCGCGCGGCAGCACGGTCCTTGACCGATCCTCCGGGATTGAACCATTCGGCTTTACCTAGAACTTCGATTCCTGGGGACCCGCTTTGCAGGTCCGCAGTAATACGCTCGATCCGGAGCAGGGGTGTATTGCCAATCCGCTGCAAAGTATTTTTTCCAAACTTCGGTGGCGCCGTTTGGAGGGTTCCTGTGGCTCTATCTCTCACAATCGCGTACCCTTGTGCGCTCCTGGTGGTGTTGCTCGTAAGCCTTCTGCGCTCGTGCTACGACTGTAGTAACGTGCTAATTGGATGATGTTAAGCATCTAATGGTCGATATAGTTTACGGATTGACTTCGCTGCCCGGCAACCGAGTCAAAAAACGCGGCGCCGAGTAGCCAGCAACCGCATCACATTAAGGGTAGGAACGAAACGGGAACCAATGGCCAAGAAGTCGGAAACGCGTAGCTATGACGAAGCAGTCAACTGGCTGCGAGAGCACCAGTTCGACATCCTGGAAGCGCCGGGCACAACGAATCGTGTATTTCTGAAGAAATACAATTGCTCGGCGGCGATCCAGAAGACAGATGATGACGGCGTGAAAGTCTTCGCCTATCCCGGCTATCAGATTGGAAATGAGATCTCCAAACTGATTAATCGCGGATATCAACAATTTCTGAAAACCACAAAAACGGAAGTGCCGGCGACCGCAGACCACCTCAAGGCACTGCATAATTTCGCCGAAGAGTTCAAAGAAGCGTTAGGAGCTCCAAGTCTGTACAACGAGTCTTTGGGCACGGTCAGTGACGCATACGTTTACGATCGAGTGGAAGAACGCGACAAATCCGAGACCGCCCGTCCCAAGCGTCCCTGGGAGCTAGTAGGCGCTAATCGCGGAAACGGCAAGGTCAGCTAACCCCCCTACGCTATTTCAGAAAATTTCAAGGCCTGCCACTTCGTCGGTGCAGGCCAGGAAAAAGGGGCACGGCTATGCGCCTTGGAACAGTTCTGGCCATACTTCTGGTAAGCGGAACCAGCCTCCTGGGCCAGGAACTAAGCTCTGAAGGTGAACCCAAACTGCAACACAAATTCTTTGACCGCACCAACATCGCACTGATTGCCGGGATGACACTCGCTGAAACCCTCGACATCACCTCCACATTTCACTTTCGCGACGCGCACCCGACGACGGCGCATGAGGCCATTCTGGGCGACTTCGTGGACAACCGGCCGGCATTTGTCGCCTACAGCTATGCCACGGTTGTACTGAACGTTGGAGCTGCCTGGATGCTTCATCGAGCCGGCCATCACCGCCTGGAGCGCGCATCCAGCATCGTGCACATTGGGCTCACCGCACCGTTAGCAATCAACAATTACGCCTGGGTCGGACATACAAGCTCCCAAGCCGCGGCGCAACCGCAATTGTCCAGTCGTCCGCGTTGAAACTAGATCGCTGTTAGTAGCTTATAAAGGAAACGGGGAGCTCCCATGCTCCCCGTTTTTAACCGCTGGCGGCGAGTTGCTACTCTTTTGTACTGTCGCCGCCACCGCTGGTTTTCATTGATTTGTCAGCTTCAGTGCTCTCCTGACCGAAGACTAACTTATATTTCTTTCCACCAAAGCGCGCTTCCAGAAGGCTGCGTGCTCCTTGCCCATCGGACTGTGTGACCGCTGATGTGTTGTCGAACTTGGAGTCAACATCGACTAACTTCGCGGGGGCGGTGGCCAGAACTCTGTTGCCCTGGGTGAATTGCACATGAACATCCGGTCCGCTTCCCTCCCATTTCAGGCGATAGGAACCCGGAGCCAGATGATTGCCACTGATTTGAACTGAGTTGCTGAGGTCGAAACTTGCGCTGTTTCCTTTAGTCCCCGCGAATGCGCTTACCGCCAGCATCAGCGCGAGCGTTAATGTCACGCCACCTTTTACTGCAGTTCTCATAACTAATCCTCTCTTCCCTGCCGGGAACTCTGATGGCGGCCACTGGATCCCAACCTGACGCCAATCCCCTGCGGCGCTGCTGCTGGTGCGCCGGCGGGGCTGGCAATGCCTGCCAGGGTGGATTAGAATGCTCGCGCGGGGTTAAACAAAAAAGGATCGCCCGCAAGGACTTTCCTCCACAGAGACTGTTTTCGCCCGGGCCGCCAAACCGTGGGTGAGACAATCTGTTTAACCCCTCAAAACTTTTTCGGTCGTTCCTTTCAACCGAGTTTCAATTTTGTATACGTTGTAACTTCTGTCGAAGTTCCGTTGCCGCTAAAGATGCTCATCAATCCTTGAGCGATTCAGTTATTCGAAATTCGACTGGCATTTCTGTGAATTCGAACTGTTGGACGTGCTCGTCTAGCGTCGGTTAGCGGAGAATCTCACCGGGTTACCTGATGAGGTTCAGCACAGTTTGTAGGTGTATTGTTGTCTTGCAACCAGATAATGACCGCTCGTCACAAAAATGGCGCGGAACATCCCTGGTTGCTAGTTTCGTTCCGGTGGAAAACAGCATCCTCAAATCTTCAGTACTATTTTTCCGAAATTCTTTCTTTCCAGCATCAACCGGAATGCCTCTGCGGCACGAGCTAGTGGCAGCACAGTCCCTATGACTGGGCGGATGTTACCTTCCGCAATCCACTTGGAGAGGCGCTCCCATGCTGACCGCATGATCTCCGGCTTCAATGCCAAACGACTGAGCCACAAACCATGCACGCTAGAACTTTTGGCGTACATTGACGCGGTGTCGAACTTGGGCTGTTGCCCAGTGGCGGTGCCGTACAAAATTACTCGGCCGAAGTCGCGTAAACATCGCAAGCCCTTGGCAGTGTGTTCGCCACCAAGCATTTCAAAGACGGCGTCCACCCCTTCACCATTGGTTAATTCTTTAATGGCCTGTTCATAATCTGTTTGCTTGTAATTGATTCCGTGCTGCAGGCCGAGTTCTTTTACCTTGGCCAATTTTTCTTCCGATGATGAAGTGCCATACATCTCCAGGTTCAGGATTTTCCCGATCTCAACCGCTGCCGTCCCTACCCCTCCAGCGGCGGCATGAATCAGGACCCGCGGACGCAGGTCTGCAGTGGCCTCATCTAAGAGGCTGGCCTTCCAGTAAGCGAGATAGGCCGTGAAGTAGTTCACCGGAAAGGCTGCGGCCTCTTCAGGGCTCCACCCCATTGGCTGCGGCCACAGGAGCTCGCGCCGGGTGGCAATGAACTCCGCGAAGGCGCCCCATTGCGCGTAGCCCATGACCCGCTCGCCACTGCCTGCGATGGTTCCTGCAAACTCCCTACCTGCAACCAGCGGGGCCGGAGGAGTACCGGGATAGCTTCGTTGCGCGGTCATGATGTCCGCAAAATTCACACCTGCTGCTTGAACCTGAACCAGCACCTCGCCGGCGCCGGGAACGGGCTGAGGAACATCTTTCACTTCGAGAACCTCGGGACCTCCAAATCGCGTAATCACAATGGCTTTCATAGTTGTCGGCACATAATCGCACTCCACACTAACTCACAAGTAGCAGAGGGGTGGAGTCCTTAAATTTTAAGAGGCGCTTTTCCGAGTGCTGTACCACGCCTCTCTGGTATATACTGCGCGGCGATAAAGGTGATAGCGACCGCATACGGTCGCGCGCGAAGCCCGTTCATACGAGTTCATACGCTTCGCCATATGATTGGGTTCCAGTCGAAGTATCAGTGGCTGGAATTTAGCTGTGCGGGACGGCTTTTGGGCCGGGCTGATTACGGTTGGATTAGGTACATCGGCAAGGTTTTAATGGAGCGCGTCCCGGGGAGGTATTCCCTTGGACCTTATTTTGGTTCGGCTTATTTTTATTCTGGTCGTGGCGGGTTCCTGTTACCTTCTTCAGCCGTTCGGATTAAGAGCTCCCATTGCTGCAGCGGTCGGCGGTCTGATCGGGTTGAGCGTCATTCTGTTCGAAGTACGCCTGCACAAAGTCAGCCTC
This DNA window, taken from Terriglobales bacterium, encodes the following:
- a CDS encoding cysteine synthase family protein, encoding MQRIGNTPLLRIERITADLQSGSPGIEVLGKAEWFNPGGSVKDRAAARIVAEGRSSGKFTREKELLDSTSGNTGIAYAMIGAAEGFGVTLCMPSNVSLERKRILHAYGANVIYTDAGEGSDGAIRKARELFAADPGRFFYADQYSNDANWRAHYDGTANEIWQQTDGQLTHFVAMLGTSGTFVGTARRLKELNPGIQCISLQPDSAFHGIEGAKHMASAMVPRIYDPNLADEEMGISTEAAYEMVRRMAREEGLLVGISSGAAVVGCMQVAHRAAHSKQAAVIVTIFPDSGDKYLSERFWDE
- a CDS encoding NADPH:quinone oxidoreductase family protein — protein: MPTTMKAIVITRFGGPEVLEVKDVPQPVPGAGEVLVQVQAAGVNFADIMTAQRSYPGTPPAPLVAGREFAGTIAGSGERVMGYAQWGAFAEFIATRRELLWPQPMGWSPEEAAAFPVNYFTAYLAYWKASLLDEATADLRPRVLIHAAAGGVGTAAVEIGKILNLEMYGTSSSEEKLAKVKELGLQHGINYKQTDYEQAIKELTNGEGVDAVFEMLGGEHTAKGLRCLRDFGRVILYGTATGQQPKFDTASMYAKSSSVHGLWLSRLALKPEIMRSAWERLSKWIAEGNIRPVIGTVLPLARAAEAFRLMLERKNFGKIVLKI